In the genome of Leptolyngbya sp. FACHB-261, one region contains:
- the ruvC gene encoding crossover junction endodeoxyribonuclease RuvC: MPINAPLPSGGLTPSGVVLPEPPVTAPKVRRILGLDPGLATLGFGVVEVSAQSASRPVAPRVLDYGVIRTAAGTDIPDRLRVIYQDMHELLELWQPDHVAVEKLFFYRMGNTIAVAQARGVVMLTLAQHQLAITEFAPPQVKQALTGYGKAGKQEVQEAVAQMLSLSEIPRPDDAADALAIALTAWFQQ; this comes from the coding sequence GTGCCTATCAATGCGCCTTTGCCCAGTGGCGGGCTTACTCCTTCTGGAGTTGTGCTGCCAGAGCCGCCTGTTACAGCTCCCAAAGTCCGCCGCATTCTGGGGTTGGATCCAGGGTTGGCAACTTTAGGCTTTGGGGTCGTGGAAGTATCAGCACAATCGGCCAGCAGACCGGTGGCACCCCGGGTACTTGACTACGGAGTAATTCGCACAGCTGCAGGCACCGACATACCGGATCGCCTGCGTGTGATCTACCAGGACATGCACGAACTGCTGGAACTTTGGCAACCCGACCATGTTGCTGTGGAGAAGTTGTTTTTCTACCGCATGGGCAATACGATTGCGGTGGCCCAGGCCCGAGGGGTCGTGATGCTCACCCTGGCTCAGCACCAGCTAGCGATCACCGAGTTTGCGCCACCTCAGGTCAAGCAAGCCCTCACAGGCTACGGCAAAGCTGGCAAGCAGGAAGTGCAGGAAGCGGTAGCTCAGATGCTCAGCCTCAGCGAAATTCCTCGCCCTGATGATGCTGCTGATGCGCTTGCGATAGCCTTAACCGCTTGGTTTCAGCAGTAA